TGGCTCAGGTTATGCAAATGGATCAAACCTGGACTCGTTGAACGTCGGCTAAGGCGCAATAGAGATACACTAGAGACGTAATAGAGACGCAACAAAAAAGGGGAATGCTCCCCTTTTATCAAGATTGAATTGATCAACCTTGAATGATTCAATTGAACCGCAATCTTTTGAAGCGCACCGAAATTCCGCTCTACAGTACCCGGAAAATAAAGGGATAGCGGAAGGCTTCATCGGGATTGGCCAAGGTTTTGAGAATAGCGACGATCGACCAACCAAAGTGCCACAGGAACCCAAAGGCAATCATTGGAAAGAGCAGAATCCCTAAAATGCCAAAGGTCAGGAATGACAACACGCCGTAAATTCCACCGATCACGCTGGCCCAGAACCAAATATTTAAGTGGAAATTAATCGACTCCTTGGCATTGGCTTTTACCACCGGATCGTCGGAAATCATCAGCACGACGATCGGCGCAAAAATGGTGACAACCGAAACTCCGGCCAAGGTAAATCCGTGGCAAATCAATGAAAGTAAGCTGCGTTTACCAGAATCATATGAGCCTTGCATCTTAAAAAATTCCTCCAGTTCACCAACAGCTTCATCCTATCGGAATTCCCCCTAGAAACCGTAGAGGAGTTTACCGTACTTCATGGTTGAGACGAAATTGCACGTTTGTTGCCTCGATCGCAGCATTCCGGTTAAGCCTGATTCGTAAAGTCCGATGGTTGATCGGAACGGGGCGCAACAGAGTTGGAGTCATTCACCAGGGGGGCTGGATTGGCCAGTCGGTGGGCGAGATTGATCACATCGGATGGAATCATGACGATCGTCGTTGTGTTATTTTCCGTACCCACTTCCGTCAGCATTTGTAACCGTCGTAGCTCCAGAGCAGCGGGATTCAGGGCAATGTTCTGGGAGGCTTCAGCTAACTTGATAGATGCTTCCTGCTCAGCGGCAGCTTTGATGAGTCGTGCCCGTTTTTCTCGAATCGCTTCTGCTTCCTTTGCCATTGCCCGTTGCATACTCGTCGGGATTTCCACATCCTTAATTTCTACCCGTTCAATGACAATTCCCCAAGGTTCCGTGACTTCATCCACAATCTCCTGAACCCTCAAATTAATCTTGTCTCGGTTCTGTAAAACATCATCTAAAATGTTTTGTCCAACGACGTTCCTCAGCGTTGTTAATGCTGTTTGATAAACGGCTAATTCATAGCTCTGTACCCGATTGATAGCCTTGGCTGCATCCAAAATTCGGTAATACAACACAGCATTGACCCGAATGGTTACACTATCTGCGGTCACTGTTTCCTGGGGCTCAATGCTAACGGTACAAGTGCGCACATCCACCTGTACTTTTTGATCAACCATGGGAATAATCCAGTACAGTCCCGGCCCCATCACACCCTTCGATCGCCCCAACCGAAAAATGACACCCCGTTGATATTCCCGATCGATCTTAAAACCGGATAAAGAAGCGAGCAAAACTAATCCAATGAAATAACTCAAAAAACTGTTCATAGTTGCCCCATGTCTTGATAAATTAGTTTGCAAATAGTAATGAAGTAAAAAACAGAAAATTCCTCAACTGGTCAACTTGACGGATAGCAAGACATTTGTAGTGATGCAGAGTGGGTATAGTGATGCAGATGTAGTAATGCAGATTGGGTTAGTAATACAGATTGGGTTAGTAATGCAGATTGGGTGGAGTGATGCGGATTGGGGCACTCTGCTCCCAAGGAATGTGGGTGATCAGATCATCTGTCAGATAATCTGATTG
The sequence above is drawn from the Alkalinema sp. FACHB-956 genome and encodes:
- a CDS encoding DUF4870 domain-containing protein produces the protein MQGSYDSGKRSLLSLICHGFTLAGVSVVTIFAPIVVLMISDDPVVKANAKESINFHLNIWFWASVIGGIYGVLSFLTFGILGILLFPMIAFGFLWHFGWSIVAILKTLANPDEAFRYPFIFRVL
- a CDS encoding slipin family protein; the encoded protein is MNSFLSYFIGLVLLASLSGFKIDREYQRGVIFRLGRSKGVMGPGLYWIIPMVDQKVQVDVRTCTVSIEPQETVTADSVTIRVNAVLYYRILDAAKAINRVQSYELAVYQTALTTLRNVVGQNILDDVLQNRDKINLRVQEIVDEVTEPWGIVIERVEIKDVEIPTSMQRAMAKEAEAIREKRARLIKAAAEQEASIKLAEASQNIALNPAALELRRLQMLTEVGTENNTTTIVMIPSDVINLAHRLANPAPLVNDSNSVAPRSDQPSDFTNQA